The following coding sequences lie in one Spirosoma sp. KUDC1026 genomic window:
- a CDS encoding flagellar motor protein MotB, translating to MKRVLVVFAAVAMLSSCGSKKRLAEIKSLQEARDKAVASLNDCDQRTADLRSQLTTKDADLQGKTKQVGDLQAQIDYLKKTNTNLLDRMSDLSIVSKSGAESIKKSLETLNEQTKYTNNLNASIQRKDSINLALVMNLKRSLDDVNDQDVTVEVKKGVVYVSISDKLLFRSGSYDITTRAENVLGKVAKVVNDHKELDILVEGHTDAVPISTASIKDNWDLSALRATSVVRTLQTKFGVSPERMTAGGRSEFSPKDDNSTSVGRQQNRRTEIIITPKLDQFFNLLSNGK from the coding sequence ATGAAACGCGTATTAGTAGTTTTTGCCGCCGTGGCTATGCTTTCTTCCTGTGGTAGTAAGAAACGGTTGGCTGAAATCAAATCTCTTCAAGAAGCCCGCGATAAAGCAGTAGCTTCCTTAAATGATTGTGATCAGCGTACGGCTGACCTGCGTTCGCAACTGACAACAAAAGACGCTGACCTGCAAGGCAAAACGAAGCAGGTTGGTGATTTACAAGCCCAGATTGATTACCTGAAAAAGACAAATACCAACCTGCTCGACCGCATGTCGGATCTGTCGATTGTAAGTAAGTCTGGCGCCGAGAGTATCAAAAAGTCGCTCGAAACGCTGAATGAGCAAACCAAATACACCAATAACCTGAACGCATCGATTCAGCGGAAGGACTCGATCAACCTGGCGCTGGTTATGAACCTGAAACGGTCGCTGGACGATGTAAATGATCAGGACGTAACGGTTGAGGTAAAGAAAGGGGTTGTGTATGTATCGATCTCCGACAAACTGCTGTTCCGTTCGGGTAGCTACGATATCACCACGCGCGCCGAGAACGTACTGGGCAAAGTAGCCAAAGTTGTTAACGACCACAAAGAGCTGGACATCTTGGTAGAAGGCCATACGGATGCTGTCCCCATTTCGACGGCGTCGATCAAAGACAACTGGGACCTGAGTGCTCTGCGGGCTACGTCGGTTGTCCGGACGCTGCAAACCAAATTTGGTGTATCGCCAGAACGGATGACGGCCGGTGGCCGCTCGGAGTTTTCGCCAAAAGATGACAACTCTACGTCGGTTGGTCGTCAGCAAAACCGCCGGACGGAGATCATCATCACGCCGAAACTCGATCAGTTCTTTAACCTGCTGTCGAACGGTAAATAA
- a CDS encoding ScyD/ScyE family protein — translation MHKLFNTALIASLLFLAGCLDHRELTSPSQLRVEDYATGLAGPLGMAMDPKGQLWVTEVATGRVSVVTPDGKSYPAITGFTVALSPENMPDGLNHLAYRDGWLYILHGVDDKLYKVNVSSFKPGDQPMMASSLASEPIGQFVVDYKFAEDTGESNLYNLTFAPNGDMFIADAAANAVIKRTPSGTLSVLAPIPGIPNPTAVGPPNVQAVPTGVAFDGQKLLVTTLLGFPFPAGKARIYQVDMAGNVSLFQEGYTSLVDILLGADKRPIVLSVAQFGQMGPTPNTGTITQFASGQNTTLLSGLNLPTDLEAGAANTFYMTSLGSGKIQKITY, via the coding sequence ATGCACAAACTCTTCAACACTGCTCTGATTGCCAGTCTCCTGTTCCTGGCAGGCTGCTTGGATCACCGCGAATTGACCTCCCCTTCTCAACTCCGGGTAGAAGACTACGCCACCGGTCTGGCGGGTCCTCTTGGTATGGCTATGGACCCCAAAGGTCAGCTCTGGGTTACGGAAGTAGCCACCGGGCGGGTTTCTGTTGTTACGCCCGACGGAAAGAGTTATCCCGCTATTACCGGATTTACGGTTGCCCTGAGTCCGGAAAACATGCCCGACGGTCTCAATCACCTGGCCTATCGCGACGGCTGGCTGTACATTTTGCATGGCGTCGACGATAAGCTGTACAAAGTGAACGTCAGTTCGTTCAAACCCGGCGATCAGCCGATGATGGCCAGCAGCCTGGCCAGCGAGCCTATCGGCCAGTTTGTCGTCGACTATAAGTTTGCGGAAGATACCGGCGAGTCGAACCTGTATAACCTCACGTTTGCGCCCAACGGCGACATGTTTATTGCCGACGCAGCCGCCAATGCCGTTATTAAACGGACGCCATCTGGCACACTGAGCGTTTTAGCCCCCATTCCGGGAATACCGAATCCGACGGCGGTTGGCCCACCCAACGTGCAGGCGGTACCCACCGGCGTGGCATTCGACGGGCAGAAACTGCTGGTAACAACGCTGCTTGGCTTTCCTTTTCCAGCGGGTAAAGCCCGGATTTATCAAGTTGACATGGCTGGCAACGTATCATTGTTTCAGGAAGGTTATACCAGCTTAGTCGATATTCTGCTGGGCGCCGACAAACGACCAATCGTTCTGAGCGTAGCGCAGTTTGGCCAGATGGGTCCAACGCCGAACACAGGTACGATTACCCAGTTTGCCAGCGGGCAAAACACTACGTTGCTCAGCGGCCTGAACCTACCGACCGATCTGGAAGCCGGAGCCGCCAACACGTTTTATATGACTAGCCTGGGTTCGGGTAAAATCCAGAAGATTACGTATTAA
- a CDS encoding YifB family Mg chelatase-like AAA ATPase: MLAKTYGAAVYGVNASLITIEVVVAQGLHFHLVGLPDSAVKESEQRVEASLKFFGYRMPRQKVVVNLAPADVRKEGSAYDLPIALCVLQASEQISTKRSLEDYVIMGELALDGTLRPIKGVLPIAIEARKRGYKGFVLPTENAQEAAIVNNLDVIGVTNMQEAVEFFEGKKDIDPVVSDTRDLFLSQINAYDVDFSHVQGQENIKRALEIAAAGGHNVIMIGPPGAGKTMLAKRLPTILPPLTLQEALETTKIHSVAGKLGTRANLIATRPYRAPHHTISDAALVGGGSFPQPGEISLAHNGVLFLDELPEFKRSALEVMRQPLEDRKVSISRAKWAVEFPASFMLIASMNPCPCGYYNHPEKECVCGPGVVQKYLAKISGPLLDRIDLHVEVTPVSFDQMTANRPAESSEIIRERVIRARELQTARFAEQPGIYSNAMMPSQMVKEICQINDAGRALLKTAMVRLGLSARAYDRILKVSRTIADLAGTEEIRIEHLAEAIQYRSLDRESWAG, translated from the coding sequence ATGCTTGCCAAAACCTATGGCGCTGCCGTTTATGGCGTCAATGCCAGCCTTATTACTATTGAAGTCGTTGTTGCTCAGGGACTCCACTTTCATCTGGTCGGTCTGCCCGACAGCGCCGTTAAGGAAAGTGAGCAACGCGTCGAAGCTTCTCTTAAATTTTTCGGTTACCGAATGCCCCGGCAGAAGGTAGTCGTCAACCTGGCCCCCGCCGATGTGCGCAAGGAAGGGTCAGCCTACGATTTGCCGATTGCGCTTTGCGTCCTACAAGCTTCCGAACAGATCAGTACCAAACGCAGCCTGGAAGATTACGTTATCATGGGCGAGTTAGCCCTCGACGGTACGCTACGTCCTATCAAGGGTGTCCTTCCTATTGCCATCGAAGCGCGAAAGCGGGGTTACAAAGGGTTTGTCCTGCCCACCGAGAATGCGCAGGAAGCGGCCATTGTCAACAACCTGGATGTGATCGGCGTAACAAACATGCAGGAAGCCGTCGAGTTTTTTGAAGGCAAGAAAGATATTGATCCGGTGGTAAGCGACACGCGCGATCTATTCCTGAGCCAGATCAACGCGTATGACGTTGATTTCTCACACGTGCAAGGACAGGAAAACATCAAGCGAGCGCTGGAGATTGCGGCTGCTGGTGGGCACAATGTCATTATGATTGGTCCGCCGGGAGCAGGCAAGACGATGCTGGCCAAACGTCTGCCAACCATTCTGCCTCCGCTCACCTTGCAGGAAGCGCTGGAAACAACCAAAATTCATTCGGTAGCGGGCAAGCTGGGTACCAGGGCCAATCTGATTGCGACCCGGCCGTATCGCGCTCCCCACCATACTATTTCCGACGCGGCTCTGGTAGGTGGCGGTAGTTTTCCGCAACCGGGCGAAATTTCCCTGGCGCATAACGGCGTACTGTTCCTCGATGAGTTGCCCGAGTTCAAACGCTCGGCGCTGGAAGTGATGCGTCAGCCGCTCGAAGATCGGAAAGTGAGTATCTCGCGGGCCAAATGGGCGGTGGAGTTTCCGGCCAGTTTTATGCTCATCGCCAGCATGAATCCCTGCCCCTGCGGCTATTACAACCACCCCGAAAAAGAATGCGTCTGCGGGCCGGGCGTCGTTCAGAAATACCTGGCCAAAATCAGCGGCCCCCTCCTCGACCGAATTGATCTGCACGTTGAGGTGACACCCGTATCGTTTGATCAGATGACTGCCAACCGACCTGCCGAGTCCAGCGAGATCATCCGGGAGCGGGTCATCCGGGCGCGGGAATTGCAGACGGCTCGCTTTGCCGAACAACCAGGAATTTATTCCAACGCTATGATGCCTTCGCAGATGGTGAAAGAGATTTGTCAGATCAATGATGCCGGGCGGGCCCTGCTCAAAACGGCAATGGTACGTTTGGGGCTCTCCGCCCGCGCCTACGACCGGATCCTGAAGGTATCGCGTACGATTGCCGATCTGGCGGGCACGGAGGAAATACGTATCGAACACTTGGCCGAAGCCATTCAATATCGCAGTCTGGACCGGGAGAGTTGGGCTGGTTAA
- a CDS encoding TonB-dependent receptor domain-containing protein, whose product MLAAQLSRAQSSAGRNTISGYVREVGSQEALIGVNVYIPGTSTGTTTNTYGFYSLTLPARDSVRLAFSFVGYNTRQATVALQKNASLNISLQPGQQLAEVNVAGQATDEKVSETAQMSQIDIPITQIKKIPAFLGEKDVLKVLQLMPGVQKGSEGQTGIYVRGGGPDQNLIILDDAIVYNANHLFGFFSVFNGDAIKSIELTKGGFPARFGGRLSSVIELNMKDGNREKLHGEGGIGLISSRLMLEGPLTKNRRGSFVVSGRRTYLDAITAPIIRAQSNGETQAGYYFYDLNVKANYDLGPKDKVYLSGYFGRDRFYAREQSAGTDVSLGWGNATSTFRWNHLFSQKLFSNLSLIFSDYKLQISSDQPSTQVNAADQFSLRYSSGIRDFSLKYDLDFYPTPQHSIRTGVQTIYHRFTPSAVVLQNASDAEFTSTVEAIDAVESGVYVEDNWRPSDRWRINGGVRLSHFQQKNAGYLRPEPRLSMGYTLRPNLSVKASYALMNQYVHLLSNTGIGLPTDLWVPTTGRVLPQQSQQVAAGIAKDFAGAGALTKGLTLTVEGYYKTMRNIINYREGASFLLISDPTSTRPVSWEDNVTTGRGWSYGAEVLLQKKVGRLSGWLGYTLSWTQWQFAELNGGRPYFPRYDRRHDISLVGIYELSKGITLSSTWVYGTGQALTVPVGLYDTYQPGGTPFSTSSGLVQRLLQRNRQVQDYGTEKNSFRAEAYHRMDLSLQFHKQKKRHERTWEISVYNLYNRRNPFFYQLESVNQTGQAPRTALYRYSVFPIVPSISYNFTF is encoded by the coding sequence ATGCTTGCTGCGCAGCTGTCCAGGGCGCAGTCGTCGGCCGGTCGAAACACCATCAGCGGCTACGTCCGGGAGGTGGGTAGTCAGGAAGCGCTGATTGGGGTAAATGTCTATATTCCCGGTACATCGACGGGTACCACAACCAATACGTACGGGTTCTACTCGCTCACCCTGCCCGCCCGCGACAGTGTGCGGCTGGCCTTCTCATTTGTGGGCTACAACACCCGGCAGGCAACGGTCGCGTTGCAGAAAAACGCCAGCCTGAACATCAGCCTGCAACCTGGACAGCAACTGGCCGAGGTCAACGTAGCGGGGCAGGCGACGGACGAAAAAGTGAGCGAAACGGCCCAGATGAGCCAGATTGATATTCCGATCACGCAGATCAAGAAAATTCCGGCCTTTCTGGGCGAAAAGGACGTATTGAAAGTGCTGCAGCTGATGCCCGGCGTACAAAAAGGCTCAGAAGGACAGACGGGTATCTACGTGCGTGGGGGCGGACCCGACCAGAATCTGATTATTCTGGACGACGCCATTGTCTACAACGCCAATCACCTGTTCGGCTTCTTTTCGGTCTTTAACGGCGACGCTATCAAAAGCATTGAGCTAACCAAAGGTGGCTTCCCCGCGCGGTTTGGCGGTCGGCTTTCGTCGGTGATCGAGTTGAACATGAAAGACGGCAACCGCGAAAAACTGCACGGTGAAGGCGGTATTGGTCTGATCTCGTCACGGCTGATGCTGGAAGGACCGCTGACTAAAAACCGCAGAGGTTCGTTCGTCGTTTCCGGCCGGCGTACGTATCTGGATGCCATTACGGCTCCGATCATCCGGGCGCAGAGCAATGGCGAAACGCAGGCGGGCTACTATTTTTACGACCTGAACGTGAAAGCCAATTATGACCTGGGGCCAAAAGACAAGGTGTACCTGAGCGGCTATTTCGGTCGGGATCGGTTCTACGCGCGTGAACAGTCGGCGGGTACCGATGTCAGTCTGGGCTGGGGGAATGCTACCAGTACCTTCCGGTGGAATCACCTGTTCAGCCAGAAGTTATTCTCGAACCTGTCACTGATTTTCAGCGATTACAAACTACAGATTTCGTCCGATCAACCCAGCACGCAGGTGAATGCCGCCGACCAGTTTTCGTTGCGGTACAGTTCGGGCATCCGGGATTTCTCGCTGAAGTACGATCTTGATTTTTACCCAACGCCCCAGCACTCAATACGGACAGGCGTGCAGACGATCTATCACCGGTTCACGCCCAGCGCCGTGGTGCTTCAGAACGCCAGTGATGCCGAATTTACCTCGACGGTTGAGGCCATCGACGCGGTAGAATCGGGCGTGTACGTTGAAGATAACTGGCGTCCGTCGGATCGGTGGCGAATTAACGGCGGAGTGCGTTTGAGTCATTTTCAGCAGAAGAACGCGGGGTATCTGCGGCCCGAGCCGCGGCTGTCGATGGGTTACACGCTACGTCCCAACTTGTCGGTCAAAGCGTCGTACGCACTGATGAATCAATACGTACATCTGCTGTCCAACACGGGTATCGGCTTGCCAACGGATCTGTGGGTGCCTACCACGGGCCGGGTCCTGCCGCAGCAGTCCCAGCAGGTAGCGGCTGGAATAGCCAAAGATTTTGCCGGAGCCGGTGCGCTGACCAAAGGCCTGACGCTAACCGTCGAAGGGTATTACAAAACCATGCGGAACATCATCAACTACCGCGAGGGCGCCAGTTTTCTGCTCATCTCCGATCCCACGTCGACTCGCCCGGTTAGCTGGGAGGATAACGTAACGACCGGGCGGGGCTGGTCGTACGGGGCCGAGGTGCTGTTACAGAAAAAAGTAGGTCGCCTGTCGGGTTGGCTGGGCTACACGCTGTCCTGGACGCAGTGGCAGTTTGCGGAGCTGAACGGCGGACGTCCTTATTTCCCCCGCTACGACCGACGACACGACATCTCGCTGGTGGGTATCTACGAACTGAGCAAAGGCATCACGCTCTCGTCGACCTGGGTGTACGGTACCGGGCAGGCGCTGACCGTGCCGGTGGGACTGTACGATACGTACCAGCCGGGTGGTACGCCCTTCAGTACGAGCAGCGGGTTGGTGCAGCGGCTATTGCAGCGCAACCGACAGGTGCAGGATTACGGAACCGAAAAAAACAGTTTCCGTGCCGAAGCGTATCATCGGATGGATCTGAGCCTGCAATTCCACAAGCAAAAAAAACGACACGAACGGACCTGGGAGATAAGCGTTTATAACCTTTACAACCGCCGGAACCCATTTTTCTACCAGCTCGAATCGGTCAATCAAACAGGTCAGGCTCCGCGAACGGCTTTGTACCGGTATTCTGTATTCCCGATTGTACCGTCTATCAGCTATAATTTTACATTTTGA
- a CDS encoding proline dehydrogenase family protein, translating into MSNRSNLFPETVERPTEAVPVSFEDTSIAFSAQSNSKLRKTYWLFALMNKGWLVNLGTFFIKIALRLHLPIKFLIKNTIFEQFCGGESIRDSEHTIQQLHKAHIGTILDYSVEGEETEKSFDETTLEILRTIERASEATDIPFSVFKVTGLASTELLEAVQIGDSLNKEQKAEFDRVLKRVDTLCRRAHERNVRIFIDAEESWIQDTIDTLSYEMMDRYNHERPIVYNTYQMYRWESLAHLRRDTEEARAKGYYLGAKLVRGAYMEKERVRSHEDEYQDPIQATKEDTDRDFNAAIDYALENRDVLSICLGTHNEYSCQYCVRRMQEMGIPANDPHVYFAQLLGMSDNISYNLASADYNVAKYVPYGPVEAVMPYLFRRADENKSIAGQSSREFTLVANELCRRKSCK; encoded by the coding sequence ATGTCGAACCGAAGTAATCTTTTTCCGGAAACCGTCGAACGGCCAACGGAAGCAGTGCCAGTTTCATTTGAAGACACTTCGATTGCCTTTTCTGCCCAGTCGAATTCCAAACTTCGAAAGACCTACTGGTTATTTGCGTTGATGAATAAGGGATGGCTGGTAAATTTAGGGACTTTTTTCATAAAGATCGCCCTGCGTTTACATCTCCCCATCAAATTCCTTATTAAGAATACCATTTTTGAGCAGTTCTGCGGGGGCGAGAGCATCCGCGATTCGGAGCACACCATCCAGCAACTGCACAAGGCTCATATCGGGACCATTCTCGACTATTCGGTCGAGGGGGAAGAAACCGAAAAAAGCTTTGATGAAACCACGCTCGAGATTCTGCGTACCATCGAGCGCGCCAGCGAAGCGACTGATATTCCCTTCTCTGTTTTCAAAGTAACCGGACTGGCATCGACCGAATTACTGGAAGCCGTACAGATTGGCGACTCGCTTAATAAAGAGCAGAAAGCCGAATTTGACCGGGTGCTGAAGCGGGTCGATACGTTATGTCGCCGGGCTCACGAGCGGAACGTGCGGATCTTTATCGACGCCGAAGAAAGCTGGATTCAGGATACCATCGATACGCTCTCGTATGAGATGATGGATCGCTATAACCACGAGCGGCCTATTGTTTATAATACGTATCAGATGTACCGCTGGGAAAGTTTGGCTCACCTGCGTCGCGATACTGAAGAAGCGCGTGCCAAAGGATACTACTTGGGGGCCAAGCTGGTTCGGGGTGCTTACATGGAAAAGGAACGGGTACGCTCGCACGAAGACGAGTACCAGGATCCCATCCAGGCGACGAAAGAGGATACAGATCGTGATTTCAACGCGGCTATTGATTACGCGCTGGAAAACCGGGATGTCCTGTCGATCTGCCTGGGTACGCACAACGAGTACAGCTGTCAGTACTGTGTTCGGCGGATGCAGGAAATGGGTATTCCCGCGAATGATCCGCACGTTTACTTTGCCCAGCTGCTGGGCATGAGCGATAACATTTCGTACAACCTGGCCAGTGCTGACTACAATGTGGCGAAATACGTACCTTACGGTCCTGTTGAAGCGGTAATGCCATATCTATTCCGGCGAGCCGACGAGAACAAGTCTATTGCTGGTCAGAGCAGCCGGGAATTCACGCTGGTCGCTAACGAGTTGTGCCGGCGTAAAAGCTGCAAGTAA
- a CDS encoding DUF4249 domain-containing protein, giving the protein MNLQYGWWLIGCLFLLTGCGSLRTEVNPEFLNRESGKLVVTGFLSPQDTVLAVKVSRSRTVLGDSINTGATQNIQNAVVTIQEGGRLVALNNKNNTADYYSIEARFLPIIAGRTYKLVVQTPGGERAESSCTIPSIVRLDGIAFDSAIINQFFNQQKRYYVHASWTDQPNQANYYQLTGLFQFINADSAGRREYRNVRFDAANGSLQSDENRDGDQIFSERAYISRIDVNSPAAQRSFSSRFRDAIVTVNLLNIEKTYYQYQTAAGLQAQSSGNPFAEPVLIPSNIQGGLGCFAGYNRSTMRLRVSR; this is encoded by the coding sequence ATGAACCTACAATACGGCTGGTGGCTAATCGGTTGTTTGTTCCTGCTAACGGGCTGCGGTAGTCTGCGCACGGAAGTAAACCCGGAGTTTCTGAACCGGGAGTCGGGCAAACTCGTCGTTACGGGCTTCCTGTCCCCGCAGGACACGGTGCTGGCGGTGAAGGTATCCCGCTCCCGGACGGTGCTGGGCGACAGCATTAATACAGGCGCTACCCAGAACATTCAAAACGCCGTGGTTACCATTCAGGAAGGTGGCCGATTAGTTGCTCTGAATAATAAGAACAACACGGCAGACTATTACAGCATTGAGGCCCGGTTCCTGCCTATTATTGCCGGCCGGACGTACAAACTGGTGGTGCAGACCCCTGGTGGTGAGCGGGCCGAAAGCAGCTGTACCATTCCCAGTATTGTCAGACTGGATGGTATTGCGTTTGATTCGGCTATCATCAATCAATTCTTTAATCAACAGAAACGCTACTACGTCCACGCCAGCTGGACCGACCAGCCGAATCAGGCAAACTACTATCAGCTAACCGGTTTGTTTCAGTTCATTAATGCCGACTCGGCCGGTCGTCGGGAGTACCGTAACGTCCGCTTTGATGCCGCGAACGGGAGTCTGCAATCTGACGAGAACCGGGACGGGGACCAGATCTTTTCGGAACGGGCGTATATCAGCCGAATCGACGTTAATAGCCCGGCGGCCCAGCGTAGTTTTTCGAGCCGGTTCCGGGATGCAATTGTTACGGTCAACCTGCTGAATATCGAGAAAACGTATTACCAGTACCAGACTGCCGCGGGGCTGCAGGCGCAGTCGTCCGGTAATCCCTTTGCCGAGCCGGTGCTTATTCCGTCTAACATACAAGGTGGGCTGGGGTGCTTTGCGGGCTATAACCGCTCCACCATGCGACTGAGGGTAAGCCGGTGA
- a CDS encoding lipoprotein signal peptidase encodes MIQKNPLKFFLLTLLLIAVDQGVKLGVHYYMAPGFAGQINLIGDWFKLHYVLNPGMAFGMQLGYEYGKLLLSVFRLFAMVGIGYYLVYLAHRGAPNGLLWAMAMILAGAVGNVIDSTFYGVFLNNAPYGSPTPWFHGQVIDMIFIDVWEGFIPEWVPVWGGQYYSTPIFNVADACIFIGVCIILFFQRRFFGEQSAEGGLLPASGPDATEAEVLPTTEYLAEEGEKAPSTEPDDNTVTSASSVDTDEPKTKEEDKL; translated from the coding sequence ATGATTCAGAAAAATCCCCTTAAGTTTTTTTTACTGACCTTACTGCTGATTGCCGTGGATCAGGGCGTTAAGCTGGGCGTTCATTACTACATGGCTCCCGGCTTTGCGGGTCAGATCAATCTGATTGGCGACTGGTTTAAGCTGCACTACGTACTGAATCCGGGTATGGCCTTTGGTATGCAGTTAGGCTACGAGTACGGCAAATTATTGCTGAGCGTTTTCCGCCTGTTTGCTATGGTAGGCATTGGCTATTACCTGGTGTACCTGGCGCATCGGGGCGCTCCCAATGGTCTACTCTGGGCGATGGCGATGATTCTGGCCGGAGCTGTCGGCAATGTGATTGATAGTACGTTCTACGGGGTTTTTCTGAATAACGCACCCTATGGTTCTCCAACGCCCTGGTTTCATGGGCAGGTGATCGATATGATCTTTATTGACGTCTGGGAAGGTTTTATTCCCGAATGGGTACCGGTATGGGGAGGACAATATTATTCGACGCCGATCTTCAACGTGGCCGATGCCTGTATCTTCATTGGGGTTTGTATCATCCTGTTTTTCCAGCGTCGTTTCTTTGGTGAGCAATCGGCAGAGGGCGGGTTGCTACCTGCGTCTGGCCCGGATGCTACTGAAGCTGAAGTATTACCAACAACCGAGTATCTGGCTGAAGAAGGGGAAAAGGCGCCGTCCACTGAGCCCGACGATAACACTGTCACGTCGGCTTCCTCGGTTGATACGGACGAGCCAAAAACGAAAGAAGAAGATAAGCTATAA
- a CDS encoding chorismate mutase, whose protein sequence is MKVELTVEPLGSWIDTNGKPLIIAGPCSAETEDQLVETARQLKELNAVHVIRAGVWKPRTRPGSFEGMGEAALPWIQRAKAETGLPFAVEVATPEHIELALKYGVDILWVGARTTVNPFNVQEIADALRGVDVPVLVKNPVNPDLALWVGAFERLAGAGITKLGAIHRGFATGEATKYRNVPMWQMAIELKSIFPQLPIIGDPSHMAGKRAYLNELAQMAMDLNYDGLIVESHIDPDKAWSDAAQQLTPAAFGEMLDHLQIRQVESQNLEFQSVMEQSRRNIDNVDRQIVEMLAARMALVERLAEYKRDNNVTLFQPDRWKEILQSRADLGKKLNLYPEVVEEIYKIIHMESIRKQTEIMNSSVQNA, encoded by the coding sequence ATGAAAGTAGAATTAACCGTAGAACCGCTTGGATCCTGGATAGATACCAACGGCAAACCTCTGATTATCGCTGGTCCGTGTAGCGCTGAAACCGAAGACCAGTTAGTGGAAACTGCCCGTCAGTTGAAAGAGCTGAACGCGGTGCATGTGATTCGGGCGGGTGTATGGAAACCCCGTACCCGGCCGGGCAGCTTCGAGGGTATGGGCGAAGCCGCTCTCCCCTGGATTCAGCGGGCGAAGGCGGAAACGGGTCTGCCGTTTGCCGTTGAAGTAGCGACGCCGGAACACATTGAGCTGGCGTTGAAATACGGTGTTGATATTTTGTGGGTGGGTGCCCGGACAACGGTAAACCCATTCAACGTTCAGGAGATTGCCGATGCCCTGCGTGGCGTTGACGTACCTGTACTGGTTAAAAACCCGGTTAATCCGGATCTGGCCCTGTGGGTCGGTGCTTTCGAGCGTCTTGCCGGAGCCGGCATCACGAAACTGGGCGCTATTCACCGCGGATTTGCGACGGGCGAAGCGACCAAGTACCGGAACGTACCGATGTGGCAGATGGCCATCGAACTGAAATCGATTTTCCCACAACTGCCAATCATTGGCGATCCCAGCCACATGGCCGGTAAGCGGGCCTACCTCAACGAACTGGCGCAGATGGCGATGGACCTCAACTACGACGGTCTGATCGTTGAATCGCATATCGATCCCGATAAAGCATGGAGTGATGCTGCTCAGCAACTGACACCTGCCGCGTTCGGTGAAATGCTCGATCATCTGCAGATCCGCCAGGTTGAATCACAGAATCTGGAATTTCAGAGCGTAATGGAGCAAAGCCGTCGGAACATCGACAACGTTGACCGGCAGATCGTTGAGATGCTGGCGGCCCGGATGGCACTGGTTGAACGCCTGGCTGAGTACAAACGGGATAATAACGTTACGTTGTTCCAGCCTGATCGCTGGAAAGAAATCCTGCAATCGCGGGCCGACCTGGGTAAGAAACTGAATCTGTATCCAGAAGTAGTGGAAGAGATTTACAAAATCATCCACATGGAGTCGATCCGGAAGCAGACCGAAATCATGAACAGCTCGGTGCAGAACGCCTAA